In Bdellovibrio sp. GT3, one genomic interval encodes:
- a CDS encoding sensor histidine kinase: MKVKLLAVLIAVAALFIGAVLWRTDSFVYGDRMSWVEAQTRTQISSISRSLGGELKSLQRVVATFNAENFQKNRINWSTIAPYYAVASVAINGSDIEPQVLITRENSKAANWNNAFVKAALGKIENRTNDLRFFIKPFQDTNRGRYVAVVILEGNRGYALFSSGEIFQSQVDSERGSLSSFSIVTTYGLTVGHTIPEYLGTVMRDDPMYKQIAKDGATHGGGVVEGSGKQQLFGMFEQVPHTNLWVLSSAPLNEALKGRTGLWWQFLLMGVGLVLVGIAAVLWVVAPAENKIEKLETDLVKAQKQAAATPPPTTSVVADPETAQNEKVQTSMRVASALAHEMRGPLSSILGYSQMILAKHPEGEIVENTDSILRETRAAREVLNKLLGYAGEEIKEKNSMKVEGPLARALKSLEGELQNKGVKVVRNFQETSPLDLHADALVKAFENIIMNSIEAMERMPKKELKLDLFEDGSGVHLSFEDSGEGIDSANLTKIFDPFFTTRSFKNHMGLGLSAAFGVLKEHNAEVKVTSERGFGAKVLITFKKVEAVGVLKAPLAAPVAPAPVVEKIQIQGEVLQLREESPHREEAEAEFVETKMQASTGTHSPLDVNIDKLLEMPEEVVSSTIDEETPVPEIEAADFSEDKTVVSAPIDDQFTPVNLINAPAAELKPVRKSKADSYQVEIRRPGKRT, from the coding sequence ATGAAAGTGAAACTCCTAGCAGTGTTGATTGCAGTAGCAGCGTTATTTATCGGCGCCGTTTTGTGGCGAACAGATAGTTTCGTGTACGGCGATCGCATGAGTTGGGTGGAGGCACAGACCCGCACACAAATCAGTTCCATCTCCCGTTCTTTGGGCGGCGAGCTTAAATCCCTGCAAAGAGTTGTTGCGACTTTCAACGCCGAGAACTTTCAAAAAAACAGAATCAACTGGTCCACAATTGCGCCGTACTATGCGGTGGCTTCAGTGGCTATCAATGGCAGTGACATTGAACCTCAGGTTTTGATCACGCGTGAAAATTCGAAAGCCGCCAACTGGAACAATGCTTTTGTAAAAGCGGCTTTGGGTAAAATTGAAAATCGCACGAACGACCTGAGATTTTTTATCAAACCTTTCCAGGACACCAATCGTGGCCGCTATGTCGCTGTCGTGATTCTTGAAGGCAATCGTGGATATGCGTTGTTCAGTTCCGGAGAAATTTTTCAGTCGCAAGTGGATTCCGAGCGCGGCAGTCTTAGTTCCTTTTCCATCGTGACGACCTACGGTCTGACAGTGGGGCACACCATTCCGGAATATCTGGGCACAGTGATGCGTGATGATCCAATGTACAAACAGATCGCCAAGGACGGGGCAACTCACGGTGGAGGAGTTGTTGAAGGCAGCGGCAAGCAGCAATTGTTTGGAATGTTTGAACAGGTGCCTCACACGAATTTGTGGGTGCTGAGTTCGGCGCCGTTGAATGAAGCTTTGAAGGGGCGCACCGGTTTGTGGTGGCAGTTCCTGTTGATGGGTGTGGGACTGGTGCTTGTGGGGATTGCGGCGGTGCTTTGGGTTGTCGCTCCCGCTGAAAATAAAATTGAAAAACTTGAGACGGATTTGGTGAAAGCACAAAAGCAGGCTGCAGCCACACCACCACCGACCACATCAGTGGTCGCGGATCCGGAAACGGCACAAAACGAAAAAGTTCAGACATCAATGCGCGTGGCTTCGGCGTTGGCACACGAGATGCGCGGACCGTTGAGTTCGATTTTGGGATACTCACAAATGATTCTGGCGAAACATCCTGAAGGGGAGATCGTCGAGAACACCGATTCTATTTTGCGCGAGACGCGCGCTGCCCGTGAAGTTCTGAATAAACTTTTGGGTTATGCCGGCGAAGAGATCAAAGAAAAGAACTCCATGAAAGTGGAAGGCCCGCTGGCAAGAGCTTTAAAATCCCTGGAAGGCGAATTGCAAAACAAGGGTGTTAAAGTAGTTCGTAATTTTCAGGAAACCAGCCCGTTGGATTTGCATGCCGATGCTTTGGTAAAGGCATTTGAAAACATCATCATGAATTCCATTGAAGCAATGGAGCGCATGCCGAAAAAGGAACTGAAGCTGGATCTTTTCGAGGACGGTTCCGGAGTGCATTTGTCATTCGAGGATTCCGGTGAAGGTATTGATTCGGCAAATCTGACAAAAATTTTCGATCCGTTTTTCACCACACGTTCATTCAAGAATCACATGGGGTTGGGATTGTCAGCGGCCTTCGGTGTGTTGAAGGAACATAATGCTGAAGTCAAAGTCACGTCCGAGCGCGGTTTCGGCGCAAAAGTTCTGATCACCTTCAAGAAGGTGGAAGCAGTGGGTGTTTTGAAAGCGCCATTGGCGGCACCAGTGGCTCCGGCTCCGGTGGTTGAAAAGATTCAGATTCAAGGCGAGGTGTTGCAGCTTCGCGAGGAGTCCCCGCATCGCGAAGAAGCGGAAGCGGAATTTGTGGAGACGAAAATGCAAGCATCAACAGGCACTCATTCACCATTGGATGTGAATATCGACAAACTTTTGGAAATGCCTGAAGAGGTGGTTTCTTCGACAATCGACGAAGAGACACCGGTTCCGGAAATTGAAGCAGCCGATTTTTCCGAGGATAAAACCGTTGTGTCAGCGCCGATTGATGATCAGTTCACTCCGGTCAATTTGATCAATGCGCCAGCAGCAGAACTAAAACCGGTACGCAAATCCAAGGCCGACAGTTATCAAGTTGAAATTCGCAGACCTGGAAAGAGGACTTAA
- the nadB gene encoding L-aspartate oxidase has product MSTHRSDVLIIGSGSAGLALALKMASQGKVIVLAKEKMTDTNSSMAQGGIAAVMSDEDSFDSHIQDTLVAGAGLCKETVVHNYVHQAPERIEDLLNWGVHFDLRKKGGEEADEIDLTREGGHSFRRILHFEDQTGLEIHRTLLARVRENKNITLLERFNAIDLIVNKEVDPNDMTPVTCIGAYALDKNTGEVHTFVAKNTVLATGGAGKVYLYTSNWSGATGDGIAMAYRVGARIANLEFMQFHPTCLFHPSSRNFLISEALRGEGGVLIDVHGEPFMQKYHKLASLAPRDVVARSIDKEMKRTGAECVYLDMTKLDADFLKQRFPNIYSKCMELGIDMTKQPIPVVPAAHYLCGGVLTDESGRTDIPGLWAIGETACTGLHGANRLASNSLLECLTTAHNCSEQMKSTADDSKYFPIAPKAWTHPEESNDDEMIVISHMWEEIRRLMWNYMGIVRSNKRLERAQHRLENILAETKEYYSNMKIHSDILELRNIATVANLSVECALRRQESRGIHYNIDFPEQQDPPRDTIVVRGLI; this is encoded by the coding sequence ATGAGTACCCACCGCAGTGATGTTTTGATTATTGGCTCTGGCTCTGCCGGACTTGCCCTAGCTCTGAAAATGGCTTCTCAGGGAAAAGTGATCGTCCTTGCCAAAGAAAAGATGACCGACACGAACTCTTCGATGGCGCAAGGTGGGATCGCGGCCGTCATGTCGGATGAGGACAGCTTTGACTCACACATTCAAGACACATTGGTGGCTGGAGCAGGCCTTTGCAAGGAAACTGTTGTTCATAACTATGTCCATCAAGCCCCTGAACGCATTGAAGATTTACTGAACTGGGGTGTTCATTTCGATCTGCGAAAAAAAGGCGGCGAAGAAGCCGACGAAATCGATTTGACGCGCGAGGGCGGACACAGCTTTCGCCGCATTCTTCACTTCGAAGACCAAACGGGACTGGAAATTCACAGAACTCTGTTGGCTCGCGTTCGCGAAAACAAAAACATCACGTTGCTTGAGCGCTTTAATGCCATCGATCTGATTGTGAATAAAGAAGTGGATCCCAACGACATGACACCGGTCACGTGCATCGGAGCCTATGCGTTGGATAAAAATACCGGCGAAGTGCACACTTTTGTAGCAAAAAACACAGTTCTGGCAACTGGTGGCGCTGGCAAAGTTTATCTCTACACTTCAAATTGGAGCGGAGCCACTGGCGACGGAATAGCGATGGCCTACCGAGTGGGTGCGCGAATCGCAAATCTTGAGTTCATGCAGTTCCATCCGACCTGCCTTTTCCATCCGAGCTCCCGAAACTTTTTGATCTCCGAAGCTTTGCGTGGCGAAGGCGGAGTGTTGATCGACGTCCATGGCGAGCCTTTCATGCAAAAATACCACAAACTGGCATCTCTGGCGCCTCGTGATGTGGTTGCACGTTCCATAGACAAGGAAATGAAACGCACTGGTGCTGAGTGTGTCTATCTGGACATGACGAAGCTGGATGCCGATTTTTTAAAACAGCGTTTCCCGAATATTTATTCCAAGTGCATGGAACTGGGAATTGATATGACGAAACAGCCGATTCCGGTTGTACCCGCCGCACATTATTTGTGTGGAGGAGTTTTGACTGATGAGTCCGGACGTACAGACATTCCAGGATTGTGGGCCATCGGCGAAACAGCCTGCACAGGCTTGCACGGTGCGAATCGCCTGGCTTCAAATTCACTGCTGGAGTGCCTGACAACGGCACACAATTGCTCTGAGCAAATGAAGTCCACTGCTGACGATTCGAAATATTTCCCGATTGCACCCAAGGCCTGGACACATCCGGAAGAATCCAACGACGACGAAATGATCGTTATCTCCCACATGTGGGAGGAGATTCGCCGCCTGATGTGGAACTATATGGGAATTGTCCGTTCCAATAAACGCCTGGAGCGCGCCCAACATCGCCTGGAAAATATTCTGGCGGAGACTAAAGAATACTACTCAAACATGAAGATCCATTCCGACATTCTGGAGCTGCGAAATATCGCAACCGTTGCCAATTTGTCTGTTGAATGTGCACTTCGTCGCCAGGAAAGTCGCGGAATCCACTACAACATCGACTTCCCTGAGCAACAAGACCCGCCTCGTGACACTATTGTCGTCCGCGGACTGATCTAG
- the rnhA gene encoding ribonuclease HI, giving the protein MTNTARGYIQIFTDGACSGNPGPGGWGAVVLLQNDSVTELGGGDRPTTNNRMEMKATLEALKFVSEIPGPVHFYTDSTYVIRGITQWIFGWKKRGWKTAEGAEVLNRDLWEELGQVVQARGASNKVDWRYSRGHVGIPGNERCDQIAVAFSKNDHVSLYTGSLKNYPVSILEVPADHSLPEMKSPTEKKAAFSYLSNIGGLVYRHRDWPSCQKRVNGQSGAKFKKSTSAQDEQEILKSWGLPASTPIKEG; this is encoded by the coding sequence GTGACAAATACAGCACGTGGATACATTCAAATCTTTACTGATGGCGCTTGCTCTGGCAATCCCGGCCCGGGTGGCTGGGGCGCTGTCGTTCTTTTACAAAACGATTCCGTAACAGAATTGGGTGGTGGCGATCGTCCCACCACGAACAATCGGATGGAGATGAAGGCAACGCTGGAAGCGTTGAAGTTTGTCTCTGAAATTCCAGGTCCTGTGCATTTCTACACAGATTCCACCTATGTCATTCGCGGTATCACGCAATGGATCTTCGGTTGGAAGAAGCGCGGCTGGAAAACGGCAGAAGGTGCCGAAGTTCTGAATCGCGATTTGTGGGAGGAACTGGGACAGGTGGTGCAGGCCCGCGGAGCCAGCAACAAAGTTGATTGGCGCTACAGTCGCGGCCACGTGGGAATTCCAGGGAATGAACGTTGTGATCAAATCGCAGTGGCATTTTCCAAGAATGACCACGTTAGCTTGTATACTGGAAGTTTAAAGAATTACCCTGTCAGTATTCTGGAAGTGCCTGCCGATCACTCTTTGCCGGAGATGAAGTCCCCGACAGAGAAAAAGGCGGCATTCAGTTATTTAAGCAATATCGGTGGACTGGTTTATCGTCATAGGGACTGGCCATCTTGTCAGAAGCGAGTGAATGGTCAGTCTGGTGCTAAGTTCAAAAAATCCACGTCGGCTCAGGATGAACAAGAAATTCTGAAATCCTGGGGACTTCCTGCCAGCACACCGATCAAGGAAGGTTAA
- a CDS encoding UvrD-helicase domain-containing protein has protein sequence MSSTTSELKNTILRAGAGAGKTTTLTALFLDFASDFKSKHQRFPRIVVTTFTRKATQELKERLSAKALEKKREDLFHFANSRSQVQISTIHGVLSLFLSRYGSAIGLTPDYKIMSDSEIRRGARKIMRKHILENPSLQELLEEYEFSVIESALMQYFSERIVFPQARFITLDEQESATRKVIKDISGRLKRLCVEIDQETEHEKWKEYVATLHSFNWDAEDLGQFFGLLQGMWDGITKPSYLKKNPPFSASLNEELEELRDRIDKLLESARYRPDFWARHQKNCELFEQLAQLFCRDLMQQKLENGLLSMADLETFAYKIIKDSPESAENFSQEWDFWMVDEYQDTSPIQVEILRNLIGAKPYFVVGDPQQSIYLFRGARSEVFQEKVAEVQSQDGEVQVKLVNYRSTPEVLEFFNHYFTRLDGKQFAAMTPAPDKERKGPADPVVQVLVTETTDEDEISREYLGTVARIQELLKEGVSPEQICILSRTHKVLADIAKVAQDHGVPLQLHSGSGFYERREVIDALAILKFLVNPHDNANLVALLRSPWLVMADSDILELCHNFKHSFWREALKTLENRSSSHPVAILKSLLEMSEEKGLSFTLKTALIDLGLFDYSARIDSTGRREANLWKVVYLLSTEERRPGFNFLDFLDSSLDSLSTDEGGEDSDATPVIEPKRVNFMTVHASKGLQFDHVILPGMGKDPRASHAPVISFAEKSGQWTLKIRDEETQMLASSILADQIMEELRRREGEEFLRVLYVALTRAKEGVTLQWDLKKVGKKSWATQCPLNIEEGLHEEKDFSYVVRRENPQPVTLADQELEVKQLRTPWAPIRKEEKRKHISVTALVTPESAEGSSHVMSVAQLAPGLARAQQGTTAHRLFEALKFTSYQDLLKIPEYVDLKNPLVFLAETEQLPLLKIIENGYVEWGFALVEQNALMQGQIDLWGIVDDTLWLVDYKTGSQRYSETAFKQLEAYAWALYRMKYLDKVKTVKLAVVYPMDEIVKIKEILSLTELNNRMKSQIADYIKT, from the coding sequence ATGTCGAGCACCACATCTGAATTAAAAAACACAATTCTGCGTGCGGGTGCCGGTGCTGGTAAGACCACCACATTAACGGCGTTGTTTTTGGATTTTGCTTCTGATTTCAAAAGCAAACATCAAAGATTTCCGCGCATCGTGGTCACCACGTTCACGCGTAAGGCGACTCAAGAATTGAAAGAGCGTCTTTCCGCAAAAGCTTTGGAAAAGAAGCGTGAAGACCTGTTCCATTTCGCCAACTCCCGTTCACAAGTGCAGATTTCTACCATCCATGGTGTTCTGAGCTTGTTTTTGTCCCGCTATGGCTCTGCTATCGGACTGACTCCTGATTATAAAATCATGAGCGACAGTGAGATTCGCAGGGGAGCTCGTAAGATTATGCGCAAGCATATTCTGGAGAACCCATCATTGCAGGAGCTTTTGGAAGAGTATGAATTCAGTGTCATTGAAAGTGCCCTGATGCAGTATTTTTCAGAACGTATCGTATTTCCGCAGGCACGCTTCATCACTTTGGATGAGCAGGAGTCAGCAACACGCAAAGTGATCAAGGATATTTCTGGCAGACTTAAAAGATTGTGCGTTGAGATTGATCAGGAAACTGAACATGAAAAGTGGAAAGAGTACGTCGCCACTTTGCACTCTTTTAACTGGGATGCCGAGGACCTTGGGCAGTTTTTCGGACTGCTACAGGGAATGTGGGATGGAATCACCAAACCTTCGTATTTGAAAAAGAACCCGCCATTCAGTGCAAGTCTTAATGAGGAGCTGGAAGAGCTGCGCGATCGTATTGATAAGCTGCTCGAATCCGCTCGTTATCGTCCGGATTTCTGGGCAAGACATCAAAAAAACTGCGAACTGTTCGAACAGCTGGCGCAGCTTTTTTGCCGGGATCTGATGCAGCAAAAGCTTGAAAACGGTTTGCTGTCGATGGCGGATCTTGAAACATTCGCTTATAAAATCATCAAGGATTCACCAGAGTCTGCAGAGAATTTCTCTCAGGAATGGGACTTCTGGATGGTGGATGAGTATCAGGATACCAGCCCCATTCAAGTGGAAATCCTAAGAAACTTGATCGGCGCAAAGCCGTACTTCGTGGTGGGTGATCCTCAACAAAGTATCTATCTGTTCCGTGGAGCCAGATCCGAAGTGTTTCAGGAAAAAGTGGCGGAAGTTCAATCTCAGGACGGTGAAGTTCAAGTCAAACTTGTTAATTACCGTTCCACTCCCGAAGTGCTGGAGTTCTTCAATCATTACTTTACCAGATTGGATGGCAAGCAGTTCGCGGCCATGACTCCCGCACCTGATAAAGAAAGAAAAGGTCCGGCGGACCCAGTAGTGCAAGTGCTGGTGACAGAGACGACCGACGAGGACGAAATTTCCAGAGAATACCTGGGAACTGTTGCCCGTATTCAGGAGCTATTGAAAGAGGGCGTCAGCCCCGAACAAATCTGTATTCTTTCCCGCACGCATAAAGTTTTGGCGGATATCGCCAAAGTTGCTCAGGATCACGGTGTGCCTTTGCAACTTCACAGCGGAAGTGGTTTTTATGAGCGCCGTGAAGTTATTGATGCGTTGGCGATTCTAAAGTTCTTGGTGAATCCTCATGACAACGCCAATTTGGTGGCCTTATTGCGCTCGCCATGGCTGGTGATGGCGGATTCTGACATTCTGGAGCTTTGCCACAACTTCAAACACTCGTTCTGGCGTGAAGCTTTAAAGACGCTGGAGAACCGCTCATCATCTCATCCTGTGGCAATTTTGAAGTCACTTTTGGAAATGAGCGAGGAAAAAGGTTTGTCCTTTACTTTGAAAACAGCACTGATTGATTTAGGGTTGTTTGATTATTCCGCGCGCATAGATTCCACGGGACGTCGTGAGGCAAATCTGTGGAAGGTCGTTTATCTTTTAAGTACTGAAGAGCGCCGTCCTGGTTTTAATTTCCTGGATTTCTTAGACTCCAGTCTGGACTCGTTGTCGACAGATGAAGGTGGCGAGGATTCAGATGCCACTCCGGTGATTGAGCCCAAACGTGTGAACTTCATGACTGTGCATGCCTCCAAGGGTTTGCAATTTGATCACGTTATTTTGCCGGGCATGGGTAAAGATCCAAGAGCAAGTCATGCTCCTGTTATTTCATTTGCTGAGAAATCCGGACAATGGACTTTGAAAATCCGCGATGAGGAAACGCAGATGCTGGCAAGCAGTATTCTGGCGGATCAGATCATGGAAGAGCTTCGTCGCCGCGAGGGCGAGGAGTTCCTGCGGGTTCTATACGTGGCGTTGACTCGCGCCAAAGAAGGCGTGACGTTGCAGTGGGATTTGAAAAAAGTCGGAAAAAAATCCTGGGCCACGCAGTGTCCTTTGAATATCGAAGAAGGTTTGCACGAGGAAAAAGATTTCTCTTACGTGGTTCGCCGGGAAAATCCGCAACCTGTGACCTTGGCAGACCAGGAGTTGGAAGTGAAACAGCTACGCACTCCATGGGCTCCAATCCGTAAGGAAGAAAAACGCAAACACATTTCCGTAACCGCACTAGTGACGCCAGAGTCTGCAGAGGGCTCTTCGCACGTGATGTCCGTTGCTCAACTGGCACCAGGCCTGGCAAGAGCCCAACAAGGGACGACTGCGCACAGATTGTTTGAAGCGCTGAAGTTTACGTCCTATCAGGATCTTCTGAAAATTCCGGAGTATGTTGATCTTAAAAATCCGTTGGTATTCTTGGCGGAAACAGAGCAGCTGCCGCTTTTGAAAATCATTGAAAACGGCTATGTGGAGTGGGGATTTGCCCTGGTCGAGCAGAATGCTCTTATGCAGGGGCAAATCGACTTATGGGGTATCGTCGATGATACTTTATGGCTGGTGGATTACAAAACCGGTTCACAACGTTATTCTGAAACTGCGTTCAAGCAATTGGAAGCTTATGCCTGGGCACTTTATCGTATGAAGTATCTGGATAAAGTGAAAACGGTGAAGCTTGCGGTCGTTTATCCGATGGACGAAATTGTTAAAATCAAAGAAATACTGTCTTTGACGGAATTGAATAACCGCATGAAGTCGCAGATCGCGGATTACATTAAAACGTAG
- a CDS encoding GGDEF domain-containing protein, producing the protein MDIRDHSSQFTVYVFTTDVDQGAAVKVSLSQAGYDAYFIQDPEQLEQRLKDTPPHLLVFSTATMAGALSDFVVHVQKINDEIRFIAISNLGQFDILSQYQSFGFMDVISDEAVAIESRVLWAVDRACEKIYLALQNEQLIEDIESTKQQLEDVQQAAMTTMKHQEEEAARPAFPMRIAEYRSAQSKEDMVQRFLNGISESRCVFFKFLPSVRSFVATHANGIDSAQIQGVGTQLTTDEMKDLGSQLAMGLIPPSFSNLLIEAFHLKPPKAIPLYGGNQLEGLFVYSGGMEAQALAQLNDEYTLFNLCYSHFVLEKRVDTLEVQDFVTELFNRNHYVKVLEDEVARARRLKQPLAIVKISMDDFYEIESSLGDAVRDELLKSLATVISKSSRTNDTNFRTAANELTMVLPHCSKKGAALRAERVRRAVEGSTFLENGMQVSISLGVSEYPSLCDSPKSLDESAGKALAHIADKGGNKICLYKAPESHKPEFEIPAE; encoded by the coding sequence TTGGACATTCGCGATCATAGCTCTCAGTTTACAGTTTATGTATTCACCACGGATGTGGATCAGGGTGCTGCCGTGAAGGTTTCTCTTTCGCAGGCGGGTTATGATGCCTATTTTATCCAGGATCCTGAGCAGCTGGAACAGCGTTTGAAAGACACTCCACCGCATTTGCTGGTGTTTTCGACGGCGACTATGGCGGGTGCTTTAAGTGATTTCGTGGTCCATGTGCAAAAGATCAACGACGAGATTCGTTTCATTGCGATCTCAAATTTGGGGCAGTTTGATATTTTGTCCCAGTATCAAAGTTTCGGATTCATGGATGTTATCTCTGACGAGGCCGTGGCGATAGAGTCCCGCGTGCTTTGGGCCGTGGATCGGGCTTGTGAAAAAATTTATCTGGCTTTGCAGAACGAACAGTTGATCGAGGATATTGAATCCACCAAGCAACAGCTTGAAGATGTTCAACAGGCAGCAATGACCACGATGAAGCATCAGGAGGAAGAGGCGGCTCGTCCGGCTTTCCCGATGCGTATCGCTGAGTATCGTTCCGCGCAATCCAAAGAAGACATGGTACAAAGATTTCTGAACGGAATCTCTGAAAGCCGTTGCGTGTTTTTTAAATTTCTTCCTTCCGTGCGCAGCTTCGTGGCCACGCACGCCAATGGAATCGATTCGGCGCAAATTCAAGGTGTCGGAACTCAACTGACCACGGACGAGATGAAAGACCTGGGGTCGCAATTGGCCATGGGTTTGATTCCACCAAGTTTTTCGAATCTGTTGATCGAAGCCTTTCATTTGAAGCCACCCAAGGCGATTCCGCTTTACGGTGGCAATCAATTGGAAGGACTGTTCGTATATTCCGGTGGTATGGAAGCACAGGCGCTGGCTCAGTTGAACGATGAGTACACACTGTTTAATCTCTGTTACTCACATTTTGTTCTGGAAAAAAGAGTCGACACGCTGGAAGTCCAAGATTTTGTGACGGAACTCTTTAATCGCAATCACTATGTTAAAGTTTTGGAGGATGAAGTTGCTCGTGCCCGTCGTTTGAAACAACCTCTGGCAATCGTAAAAATCTCCATGGATGATTTTTATGAGATCGAGTCATCTTTGGGTGATGCGGTGAGGGATGAGTTGCTAAAATCATTGGCAACTGTGATATCAAAATCCAGTCGTACCAACGATACGAACTTCAGAACAGCAGCCAATGAGTTGACAATGGTGCTGCCTCATTGCTCTAAAAAAGGGGCAGCGTTGCGTGCGGAAAGAGTTCGTCGCGCTGTTGAGGGAAGTACGTTCCTGGAAAATGGAATGCAGGTGTCGATCAGTTTGGGAGTGAGTGAATACCCTTCGTTGTGTGATTCACCGAAGTCCCTGGATGAATCAGCTGGGAAAGCCCTGGCGCACATTGCAGATAAGGGTGGAAACAAGATTTGCTTGTACAAAGCCCCGGAAAGTCACAAGCCTGAATTCGAAATTCCGGCTGAATAG
- a CDS encoding alpha/beta hydrolase, which produces MFKREEGFFKGFDGINLFFQVWDNPNAKGTVIITHGHGEHSECYHRLIEAFKNDQWSFYAWDLRGHGRSEGHRGFASHFDDYCKDHKIFIDMVTSIEKVKKGPVILFSHSMGGLIEVKTLLRNPDLKFDGMIVSAPLLGLSMEVPLIKSTAAFLLNKILPKLTLGNEINNNALTSDPDVIREYENDSLRHVKMSPGVFTGMLENWDFVRPRAGEIKKPALFILPEKDPICSTPEATKFFEKLGSKKKELKVYPNAKHEIVNDVMRDTAFADIKRFLDGFLENRT; this is translated from the coding sequence ATGTTCAAACGCGAAGAAGGCTTTTTTAAAGGTTTCGATGGCATCAACTTGTTCTTTCAAGTTTGGGACAATCCCAATGCCAAAGGTACAGTCATCATCACTCACGGTCACGGTGAACACTCGGAATGTTATCATCGCCTGATCGAGGCATTTAAGAATGATCAATGGTCATTTTACGCTTGGGATTTACGTGGCCACGGCCGATCCGAAGGTCATCGTGGCTTTGCCTCTCACTTTGATGACTACTGCAAAGACCATAAAATTTTTATCGACATGGTAACTTCCATAGAGAAAGTCAAAAAGGGCCCTGTCATTCTGTTCAGTCACTCCATGGGTGGCCTGATTGAAGTAAAAACATTGCTACGCAATCCTGATTTGAAATTCGATGGTATGATCGTCAGCGCACCTTTGCTGGGTCTTTCCATGGAAGTTCCCCTGATCAAATCCACAGCGGCTTTCTTGCTAAATAAAATCCTGCCGAAGTTGACCTTGGGTAATGAGATCAACAATAACGCTCTTACCAGCGATCCTGATGTCATTCGCGAATATGAAAACGACTCCCTTCGACATGTGAAAATGTCCCCGGGCGTATTCACAGGGATGCTGGAAAATTGGGATTTCGTCCGACCTCGTGCCGGTGAAATCAAAAAACCTGCTCTGTTCATCCTTCCGGAAAAAGATCCTATTTGCAGCACACCGGAAGCTACAAAGTTTTTTGAAAAACTGGGCAGCAAAAAGAAAGAGCTCAAGGTTTATCCTAATGCTAAGCATGAAATCGTGAACGATGTAATGCGGGACACGGCTTTTGCTGATATTAAAAGATTTCTAGATGGCTTTTTGGAGAACCGCACATGA
- a CDS encoding SDR family NAD(P)-dependent oxidoreductase, with translation MEITGRHILVTGANRGVGRAFAKMCAENKAHLHLVVRSEDSNLVEELKSEGAKSVTVWTADLAKRESVNSLVAQLQGTQIDILFNNAGQLTGGLLESQPIDEICEMIQVNVSSLIQLTHGVLPGMLERKRGKIINVSSITAFMDLPANSTYAATKSAVAAFTRSLRVELKDTGVTTLLLIPPGIKTRMYDKVMGAFGSHIEMPDKTISPSQYVKMIREAILHDLEVVQPSGMMGLMFKAARFAKPVFDFEIARRFHR, from the coding sequence ATGGAGATCACGGGACGTCATATTTTAGTGACTGGTGCAAATCGAGGTGTTGGTCGTGCATTTGCAAAAATGTGCGCGGAAAACAAGGCCCATTTGCATCTGGTGGTTCGCTCTGAAGACAGCAATCTGGTGGAGGAGTTGAAATCTGAAGGGGCTAAATCTGTCACCGTATGGACTGCCGATTTGGCAAAGCGCGAGTCGGTAAACTCACTGGTGGCTCAGCTTCAGGGAACTCAGATTGATATTCTTTTCAATAATGCGGGACAGTTGACCGGTGGTTTGTTGGAATCTCAACCCATTGATGAAATTTGCGAGATGATTCAAGTCAATGTCAGCAGTTTGATTCAGCTGACTCATGGGGTGTTGCCGGGAATGCTTGAGCGCAAACGTGGCAAGATCATCAATGTCTCCAGCATCACTGCATTCATGGATTTGCCTGCGAACTCCACTTATGCAGCGACTAAGTCTGCGGTTGCTGCATTTACACGAAGTCTGCGGGTGGAGTTGAAGGATACAGGTGTTACGACGCTGCTTTTGATCCCGCCGGGGATCAAAACGAGAATGTATGATAAAGTGATGGGGGCGTTTGGTTCCCACATTGAAATGCCGGATAAAACCATTTCACCATCCCAGTATGTTAAAATGATTCGCGAGGCGATTCTTCATGATTTGGAAGTGGTGCAGCCATCAGGAATGATGGGGCTGATGTTCAAGGCGGCAAGATTTGCAAAGCCTGTATTTGATTTCGAGATCGCACGTCGATTTCATAGATAA